In a single window of the Zea mays cultivar B73 chromosome 5, Zm-B73-REFERENCE-NAM-5.0, whole genome shotgun sequence genome:
- the LOC100284929 gene encoding polcalcin Jun o 2: MGLVVSATASCSDIFGRRRSSTLPPATATPTSSTPPLTDTTPEPELVRVFRHFDADGDGRISVAEMRESCGCTAAEAEEMVAAADRDGDGFISLDELGALFEDEDLSDTLRAAFAEYDENGDGVITAEELLRALRRLGIVGEEMTAERCAEIIAAVDRDGDGVISFDEFKAMMATEPAA, from the coding sequence ATGGGTCTCGTCGTCTCCGCCACCGCCTCGTGCAGCGACATCTTCGGCCGACGCCGCTCCTCGACGCTGCCTCCCGCAACTGCTACCCCCACGTCTAGTACCCCACCGCTCACGGATACAACACCGGAGCCAGAGCTCGTCCGCGTCTTCCGCCACTTCGACGCGGATGGCGATGGCCGCATCTCGGTGGCCGAGATGCGCGAGTCCTGCGGGTGCACGGCCGCGGAGGCGGAGGAGATGGTCGCTGCCGCAGACCGCGACGGGGACGGGTTCATCAGCCTCGACGAGCTCGGGGCGCTTTTCGAGGACGAAGACCTGTCGGACACGCTGCGCGCTGCGTTCGCCGAGTACGACGAGAACGGCGACGGCGTGATCACCGCGGAGGAGCTGCTCCGCGCGCTGCGGAGGCTGGGTATCGTCGGGGAGGAGATGACGGCTGAGCGGTGCGCAGAGATCATCGCGGCGGTGGACCGAGATGGCGACGGGGTCATCTCCTTCGACGAGTTCAAGGCCATGATGGCCACCGAGCCGGCGGCGTGA